The proteins below come from a single Dermatophilaceae bacterium Soc4.6 genomic window:
- a CDS encoding polyphosphate kinase 2 family protein, which yields MAKKTKGKHREIELAPLLADLLRVGTGFRLEDVDPGSTPGFSGGKKDGKAALADRASELGTWQERLHAESTAGASRRLLLVIQGMDTGGKGGIVRHVVGAMDPEGVRATAFKAPSKEEREHDFLWRIRNALPGPGRIGVFDRSHYEDVLVVRVHDLVEPSQWRERYALINAFERELVADGTTVVKVMLHISKAEQKERLGARLVDPEKYYKYNPGDLVERGFWDDYMEAYQVALTRCSTKDAPWFVVPADHKWYARYAVQTLLLEALERMDPPWPPAGYDLDEQRALLAES from the coding sequence ATGGCCAAGAAGACGAAGGGCAAGCACCGCGAGATCGAGCTGGCACCCTTGCTGGCGGACCTGCTCAGGGTGGGCACGGGCTTCCGCCTCGAGGACGTCGACCCCGGCTCGACCCCCGGCTTCTCAGGGGGCAAGAAGGACGGCAAGGCTGCGCTGGCCGACCGCGCGTCCGAGCTGGGGACCTGGCAGGAGCGTCTGCACGCCGAGTCCACGGCCGGGGCCTCCCGTCGCCTGCTGCTCGTCATCCAGGGGATGGACACGGGCGGCAAGGGGGGCATCGTGCGGCACGTCGTCGGGGCGATGGACCCCGAGGGGGTGCGGGCCACCGCCTTCAAGGCGCCGTCGAAGGAGGAGCGCGAGCACGACTTCCTCTGGCGGATCCGCAACGCGCTGCCCGGGCCCGGGCGGATCGGCGTCTTCGACCGCAGCCACTACGAGGACGTGCTCGTCGTGCGGGTGCACGACCTCGTCGAGCCGTCGCAGTGGCGTGAGCGCTACGCCCTGATCAACGCCTTCGAGCGCGAGCTGGTCGCTGACGGCACCACCGTCGTCAAGGTCATGCTGCACATCTCGAAGGCGGAGCAGAAGGAGCGTCTCGGTGCCCGCCTCGTCGACCCGGAGAAGTACTACAAGTACAACCCCGGCGACCTCGTCGAGCGCGGCTTCTGGGACGACTACATGGAGGCCTACCAGGTCGCGCTCACCCGGTGCTCGACCAAGGACGCCCCGTGGTTCGTCGTGCCCGCCGACCACAAGTGGTATGCCCGGTATGCCGTGCAGACCCTCCTGCTCGAGGCCCTCGAGCGGATGGACCCGCCCTGGCCGCCGGCCGGCTACGACCTCGACGAGCAGCGGGCCCTGCTCGCCGAGAGCTGA
- a CDS encoding alpha/beta fold hydrolase, which produces MSTTAPTRRTLQTIAVGVGALTGAAVGGGLAVAAWFARAVLTPDQRRPDDVQVLAVGPDVVTLAATPETVVPGRYGLWLDGGEGHARVGEVLEQDEQAVVRRLVALDSGRLRPGPARWNQYYYWDTPRVSLGVAHRDVTVPGEDGPLPAWLVEPERSNGRWAVLVHGRGAQREECLRAVPTLRRLGYTCLVVSYRNDVGAPPAPDGRYTLGLSEWRDLEAAMRYAIDHGARRLVLVGWSMGGAIILQTLARSVVSEAVEAVVLDSPVVDWGDVLSHHARVHHLPRMLGAAGTSMMGRRSTTRLLGVHDPVDVPATNWVARAHELHHRLLLQVSVDDEFVPAGPALSLAQVRPDLVTLERWHTARHCKEWNLDPARWERSVEQFLETP; this is translated from the coding sequence ATGTCGACCACTGCGCCGACCCGGCGCACCCTGCAGACCATCGCTGTCGGTGTCGGGGCCCTGACCGGCGCCGCTGTCGGAGGGGGCCTGGCGGTCGCCGCCTGGTTCGCCCGGGCCGTGCTGACCCCCGACCAGCGTCGCCCCGACGACGTGCAGGTGCTGGCCGTCGGTCCCGACGTCGTCACGCTCGCGGCGACGCCCGAGACGGTGGTGCCGGGCCGGTACGGCCTCTGGCTCGACGGTGGTGAGGGGCATGCGCGGGTCGGCGAGGTGCTCGAGCAGGACGAGCAGGCCGTCGTCCGCCGCCTCGTGGCGCTCGACAGCGGGCGGCTGCGCCCTGGCCCGGCCCGGTGGAACCAGTACTACTACTGGGACACCCCGCGGGTCAGCCTCGGCGTCGCCCACCGCGACGTGACCGTGCCCGGCGAGGACGGTCCCCTGCCGGCGTGGCTCGTGGAGCCGGAGCGGTCCAACGGCCGCTGGGCCGTGCTGGTGCACGGGCGCGGGGCACAGCGCGAGGAGTGCCTGCGCGCGGTGCCGACCCTGCGTCGCCTCGGCTACACGTGCCTCGTCGTGTCCTACCGCAACGACGTCGGTGCTCCGCCCGCGCCGGACGGTCGCTACACCCTCGGCCTCAGCGAGTGGCGAGACCTCGAGGCCGCGATGCGGTATGCCATCGACCACGGCGCTCGTCGGCTGGTGCTCGTGGGCTGGTCGATGGGCGGCGCGATCATCCTGCAGACCCTGGCCCGCTCGGTCGTCAGCGAGGCCGTCGAGGCCGTCGTGCTCGACTCACCCGTCGTCGACTGGGGCGACGTGCTGTCGCACCACGCACGCGTGCACCACCTGCCGCGCATGCTCGGGGCGGCCGGCACGAGCATGATGGGGCGGCGCTCGACGACGAGGCTGCTCGGGGTGCACGACCCGGTCGACGTCCCGGCCACCAACTGGGTGGCCCGCGCCCACGAGCTGCACCACCGCCTGCTCCTGCAGGTCTCCGTCGACGACGAGTTCGTGCCGGCCGGCCCGGCGTTGAGCCTGGCGCAGGTGCGGCCCGACCTCGTCACCCTCGAGCGCTGGCACACCGCTCGTCACTGCAAGGAGTGGAACCTCGACCCGGCGCGCTGGGAGCGGTCGGTCGAGCAGTTCCTCGAGACCCCCTGA
- a CDS encoding ATP-dependent DNA ligase → MLAKAVATVPAADSVSGGLAYEPKWDGFRCLVLRDGDEVELASRGSKPLTRYFPEVVEHVRRLMPPRCVVDCEIVVRDGDRGSERLHWEALSARIHPAESRIRMLSAQTPAELVCFDLLALGDESLLDQPFRERRARLEAAFAHLTPSDPVHLTGLTTDADLARQWFEAFEGAGLDGVVAKPLAQPYAPGKRTMLKIKHHRTADAVVYGYRRHKSGEGVGSLLLGLYAAPADGGVPTLRPVGGIAAFTQKRRLELVGELEPLVVRGDDGLPVSAQTDRSRFSASKDGSFVPLRPERVVEVAFDQMEGLRFRHAVTFVRWRPDRDPNSCWLDQVERAPAYDLADVLSGG, encoded by the coding sequence ATGCTCGCCAAGGCCGTCGCGACGGTGCCGGCGGCCGACAGCGTGAGCGGTGGCCTCGCCTACGAGCCGAAGTGGGACGGCTTCCGCTGCCTGGTCCTGCGCGACGGCGACGAGGTCGAGCTGGCCAGCCGGGGCAGCAAGCCCCTGACCCGTTACTTCCCGGAGGTGGTGGAGCACGTGCGCCGGCTGATGCCGCCGCGGTGCGTCGTCGACTGCGAGATCGTCGTGCGCGACGGCGACCGCGGCAGCGAGCGCCTGCACTGGGAGGCGCTCTCGGCGCGCATCCACCCGGCGGAGTCACGCATCCGGATGCTATCGGCCCAGACCCCGGCCGAGCTGGTCTGCTTCGACCTGCTCGCCCTGGGCGACGAGAGCCTGCTCGACCAGCCGTTCCGGGAGCGCCGCGCCCGGCTCGAGGCGGCGTTCGCCCACCTCACGCCGAGCGACCCGGTGCACCTGACCGGACTGACGACCGACGCCGACCTCGCCCGGCAGTGGTTCGAGGCCTTCGAGGGCGCCGGCCTCGACGGGGTGGTCGCCAAGCCCCTCGCCCAGCCCTACGCACCCGGCAAGCGCACGATGCTCAAGATCAAGCACCACCGCACCGCCGACGCCGTGGTCTACGGCTACCGGCGGCACAAGAGCGGCGAGGGCGTCGGATCGCTCCTGCTCGGTCTGTACGCAGCGCCCGCCGACGGTGGGGTGCCCACGCTGCGCCCGGTCGGCGGCATCGCCGCCTTCACCCAGAAGCGCCGGCTCGAGCTCGTCGGCGAGCTGGAGCCGCTCGTGGTGCGCGGCGACGACGGGCTCCCGGTGTCGGCGCAGACCGACCGCTCCCGCTTCTCGGCAAGCAAGGACGGGTCCTTCGTGCCGCTGCGCCCCGAGCGGGTCGTCGAGGTGGCATTCGACCAGATGGAGGGGCTGCGCTTTCGCCACGCGGTGACCTTCGTGCGCTGGCGGCCCGACCGCGACCCGAACTCGTGCTGGCTCGACCAGGTGGAGCGGGCGCCGGCCTACGACCTCGCCGACGTGCTCAGCGGGGGCTGA
- a CDS encoding dihydrofolate reductase family protein produces the protein MRLLLAEPPAPTSLRSDDGSDELGQAALLHLYAAPHGAGGWLRANFATSLDGAVTGADGLSGTVNTDADHVVFELLRALSDAVVVGAGTVRAEGYPPLSVAAPLASARAAAGAAPDLPLVVVTARGEVPPTLRGATQGSVLLATTSAAYGLDEARELLGAQHVLECGATEVGHDRLVAQLHERGLTRLLAEGGPSLLSSLLQAGVVDELCLTLAPLVVGGGGPRITAGRGLSGDFTPRLLVEQDGTLMGRWVRADR, from the coding sequence ATGCGTCTGCTGCTCGCCGAGCCCCCCGCCCCGACCTCTCTCCGCTCCGACGACGGCAGCGACGAGCTCGGCCAGGCTGCCCTCCTGCACCTGTATGCCGCACCGCACGGCGCGGGCGGCTGGCTGCGGGCCAATTTCGCGACGAGCCTCGACGGCGCCGTCACCGGAGCCGACGGCCTCTCCGGCACCGTCAACACCGACGCCGACCACGTCGTCTTCGAGCTGCTGAGGGCACTCTCCGACGCGGTGGTCGTGGGTGCGGGCACCGTGCGCGCAGAGGGCTACCCGCCGCTGTCCGTCGCGGCCCCGCTGGCCTCGGCCCGGGCCGCGGCGGGGGCAGCACCCGACCTGCCGCTCGTGGTCGTGACGGCCCGCGGCGAGGTGCCGCCGACGCTGCGCGGAGCCACTCAGGGCAGCGTCCTGCTGGCCACGACCTCGGCTGCCTACGGGCTCGACGAGGCGCGTGAGCTCCTGGGCGCCCAGCACGTGCTCGAGTGCGGGGCCACCGAGGTGGGGCACGACCGGCTCGTCGCCCAGCTGCACGAGCGCGGGTTGACGCGGCTGCTGGCCGAGGGTGGGCCGAGCCTTCTGTCCTCGCTGCTGCAGGCCGGTGTCGTCGACGAGCTCTGCCTGACGCTCGCGCCGCTGGTGGTCGGCGGTGGGGGCCCGCGCATCACCGCCGGGCGTGGGCTCAGCGGAGACTTCACGCCCCGGCTCCTGGTGGAGCAGGACGGCACGCTGATGGGCCGGTGGGTGCGAGCCGACCGCTGA
- the tpx gene encoding thiol peroxidase translates to MATTALGGNPVNTVGELPAPGSPAPAFTLVGSDFSEVTLSSGTRTILNIFPSVDTPVCATSVKTFNELAAGLDNATVVCVSADLPFAQARFCGAQGLDNVVAASAFRSSFGHDYGVLLADGGFAGLFARAIVVVDTDGTVIHSQLVPEIGQEPDYDAAVVALSPR, encoded by the coding sequence ATGGCAACCACCGCCCTTGGAGGCAACCCTGTCAACACCGTCGGCGAGCTCCCGGCGCCGGGCAGCCCCGCGCCCGCGTTCACCCTCGTCGGGTCGGACTTCAGCGAGGTCACCCTCAGCTCCGGCACGCGCACGATCCTGAACATCTTCCCCAGCGTCGACACGCCCGTGTGCGCGACGAGCGTCAAGACGTTCAACGAGCTCGCGGCGGGCCTCGACAACGCCACGGTGGTCTGCGTCTCCGCCGACCTGCCCTTCGCTCAGGCCCGCTTCTGCGGCGCCCAGGGGCTCGACAACGTCGTGGCGGCGTCGGCCTTCCGATCGTCGTTCGGTCACGACTACGGCGTGCTGCTGGCCGACGGCGGCTTCGCCGGCCTCTTCGCCCGCGCCATCGTCGTCGTCGACACCGACGGCACCGTGATCCACTCCCAGCTCGTGCCCGAGATCGGCCAGGAGCCCGACTACGACGCAGCGGTCGTCGCGCTCAGCCCCCGCTGA